A genomic region of Hydrogenovibrio crunogenus contains the following coding sequences:
- a CDS encoding DNA alkylation repair protein — translation MDPLKDFYNAKLIQALAETISFYAPNFNGNAFQKAVLNNEWQTLELKQRIQKISLTLKHFLPKDFAQAAKILTQTAQHFKGFEYIFFPDYIEQFGQDHYDISAQALEAMTPYSSAEFAVRPLIERYPQKMMGQLLKWTQSENEHVRRLASEGCRPRLPWAKALKIFQQDPHPILPILEALKQDDSRYVRKSVANNLNDISKDHPELILKTAQNWFGQHPHTDWILKHGCRTLLKQAHPDLLALFGFAKPSHVDLSIFNVPAQVEIGSNLKMIIELQTQQAELGKLRVEVCLHYRRANGQLSHKRFKVIEGNYRKEKKVEKHLSFQPLSTRRYYPGEHGLTLIINGQPMAEKSFELVGKP, via the coding sequence ATGGACCCTTTAAAAGACTTTTACAATGCTAAGCTCATTCAAGCGCTGGCAGAGACTATTTCGTTTTATGCGCCTAATTTTAACGGTAATGCATTTCAAAAAGCCGTTCTGAATAACGAATGGCAAACGCTTGAGCTAAAGCAACGCATTCAAAAAATCAGCCTAACCCTGAAACACTTCCTGCCAAAAGATTTTGCTCAAGCGGCAAAAATACTGACACAAACGGCTCAACACTTTAAAGGGTTTGAATATATTTTCTTTCCGGATTATATCGAGCAGTTCGGGCAAGATCACTATGACATTTCCGCTCAGGCATTAGAAGCCATGACACCTTACTCTTCGGCTGAGTTTGCTGTGCGTCCATTGATTGAGCGTTATCCCCAAAAAATGATGGGGCAACTTTTAAAATGGACGCAGTCAGAAAATGAGCACGTCAGGCGTCTTGCCAGCGAAGGCTGTCGTCCGAGGCTTCCCTGGGCGAAAGCCTTAAAAATTTTTCAACAAGATCCTCACCCTATTTTGCCTATCTTGGAAGCTCTGAAACAAGACGATAGCCGCTATGTACGTAAAAGCGTCGCGAATAATTTAAATGACATATCCAAGGACCACCCCGAGCTCATTTTAAAAACCGCACAAAATTGGTTTGGGCAACACCCTCATACCGATTGGATTTTAAAACACGGCTGTCGCACCCTACTGAAACAGGCGCATCCTGACCTCCTAGCTTTGTTTGGCTTTGCCAAGCCAAGTCATGTCGACCTTTCAATTTTTAACGTGCCCGCACAGGTCGAGATCGGTTCCAACTTAAAAATGATCATTGAATTACAAACGCAACAAGCAGAACTGGGAAAGCTTCGAGTAGAAGTTTGTTTACATTACCGCCGTGCCAACGGCCAGCTCTCTCATAAACGTTTTAAAGTGATTGAAGGAAATTACAGAAAAGAAAAAAAGGTCGAAAAGCATCTATCTTTCCAACCCTTGTCCACGCGACGTTATTATCCCGGTGAACACGGGCTGACCCTCATTATCAATGGTCAACCGATGGCTGAAAAGTCATTTGAACTGGTGGGGAAACCTTAA
- a CDS encoding MBL fold metallo-hydrolase, with amino-acid sequence MNELEGKRPQMRLIFLALIVFSLILAASPMIYASQQTGDSDPYLMGFTAYAKEVGATTIGQNVYENYVNEVAKVEQKAGYIGPILPLPKPEKVMDDVYTVVGSLIWHNPSNYGLNNNLTFMVFEDGVFVFNAGPNPAVAASFHHQIRTVTHKPVKWVAVENSQGHAYLGASYWVDIGVNNLYSHQRANEDFHQGFDAIKSHWATRVGKVLTHTARDVSDQFITFDDKITVDVGGGETVEILNFGPGHTPGSTLLYVPSRKLLLTGDLAYNSRMLALFSYTNTLDWVDSFERMMASVPNDVIVIPGHGAPTDMDTIKRDTYDYLKYMQSEVQKIIDQDGTEEDALAIDQSQYQHRSVYEQTHQNNASHIYREMTGGNLGQNFE; translated from the coding sequence ATGAATGAACTAGAAGGTAAAAGACCCCAAATGAGATTGATATTTTTAGCATTGATTGTTTTTTCATTGATTTTAGCGGCATCGCCGATGATTTATGCATCACAGCAGACAGGAGATTCAGATCCTTATTTGATGGGGTTTACGGCTTATGCTAAAGAAGTGGGGGCGACCACTATCGGACAAAATGTGTATGAAAATTACGTGAACGAAGTGGCAAAAGTAGAACAAAAAGCCGGTTATATCGGCCCCATTTTGCCTTTACCGAAACCCGAAAAAGTGATGGATGACGTCTATACAGTGGTCGGAAGTTTGATTTGGCACAATCCTTCCAATTATGGTTTGAATAATAATTTGACCTTTATGGTGTTTGAAGATGGCGTGTTCGTCTTTAACGCTGGACCGAATCCTGCAGTGGCGGCTTCTTTTCATCATCAGATTCGAACAGTCACTCACAAGCCAGTCAAGTGGGTAGCGGTTGAAAACAGCCAGGGTCATGCCTATCTGGGTGCCAGTTACTGGGTCGATATCGGTGTTAACAACCTGTATTCTCATCAGCGAGCCAATGAGGACTTTCATCAAGGGTTTGATGCCATTAAATCACACTGGGCGACGCGTGTCGGCAAAGTCTTAACGCATACCGCGCGCGACGTGTCAGATCAATTCATAACGTTTGACGATAAAATCACTGTAGACGTCGGTGGCGGAGAAACAGTGGAAATTCTCAATTTCGGTCCGGGGCACACGCCCGGTTCAACTTTGTTGTATGTGCCGTCACGAAAATTATTACTGACGGGCGATTTAGCCTATAACAGTCGTATGCTGGCGCTGTTTTCGTATACCAATACGTTAGATTGGGTGGACTCGTTCGAACGGATGATGGCATCGGTTCCTAACGATGTTATTGTCATCCCAGGACATGGTGCACCGACTGATATGGATACGATTAAACGAGATACTTACGACTATCTTAAGTACATGCAATCTGAGGTGCAAAAAATTATTGATCAAGATGGCACAGAAGAAGACGCTTTAGCAATTGATCAATCTCAATATCAGCATCGGTCGGTGTATGAACAAACCCATCAGAATAATGCTAGCCATATTTACCGTGAAATGACCGGAGGGAATCTGGGGCAAAACTTTGAATAA
- a CDS encoding TetR/AcrR family transcriptional regulator, whose amino-acid sequence MANFFEEADISASKKRILDSALVLFVEKGFFNTSIPDLVAHSGVSTGSIYHAFKDKEHLAMTLMDLLLAKIEADQASLLATYSDCWQRYYHLAKWLFEMTEQFPHVMQFILYARHREFMPSIQPLCSSKPFMTLRGVLEEGQQSGQIRAMDLMVASSIAYGSILRLIQLHLDGLAPESLNEHLDELTRAAWRAIKAD is encoded by the coding sequence ATGGCCAATTTTTTTGAAGAAGCTGATATCAGTGCATCGAAAAAAAGAATCTTAGACAGTGCGTTGGTACTGTTTGTTGAAAAAGGGTTCTTTAATACATCGATTCCTGATTTGGTGGCGCACTCCGGGGTGAGTACGGGATCCATTTATCATGCGTTTAAAGATAAAGAGCATTTGGCGATGACGTTGATGGATTTGTTGCTGGCGAAGATTGAAGCCGACCAAGCGTCCTTATTGGCTACGTATTCTGATTGCTGGCAGCGATACTATCACTTAGCGAAATGGCTGTTTGAGATGACGGAACAGTTTCCTCATGTGATGCAGTTTATTTTGTATGCACGGCACCGTGAGTTTATGCCGTCGATTCAACCATTATGTTCTTCCAAACCTTTTATGACGTTAAGAGGTGTATTGGAGGAAGGGCAGCAGTCGGGTCAAATTCGTGCGATGGACTTAATGGTGGCGTCATCCATTGCGTACGGCAGTATTCTGAGATTGATTCAACTGCATTTGGATGGCTTAGCCCCAGAATCGTTAAACGAACATTTAGATGAACTCACCCGCGCAGCTTGGCGCGCAATTAAAGCAGACTGA
- a CDS encoding efflux RND transporter permease subunit encodes MMQRFNLSELAVKHKAVTLYFILLSILVGTVSFINLGRAEDPNFTIKVMVVSANWPGATAEQMQNQVADPIEKKLQQVEYFDFVETTARPGEVTMLVTFKEYTPPEAVEDQFYQVRKRMLDLKGALPQGVQGPFVNDDFADVYFTLYSLTQGDLNYADWLQTAEKTRDALLRVNGVQKVNLLGEQTQQIQITFNAAKMKALGVTQQQLLQNLNAYQSIAPSGFVETIGPRVYLRQTAARDSLEEIRQVPIAVNGQVMHLSDFATVSRGFKKPSHFKIRNQGQEALLLGVVMKKGHNGLDLSDRLSTFTQNWQPNLPKGVTLEKVTNQGDAIALAVNAFQLKFLMAVLVVLAVSFLALGWRAGIVVALAIPLTLALTFFLMQITGKNLDRITLGALILALGLLVDDAIIAIEMMLVKMEEGLERTKAAAYAWTVTASPMLFGTLVTVVGFVPIGFAASNVGEYAGNIFWILAFALLLSWLVAVTFTPYLGFKLLPNVETQNVHDSGAPDNRLTRFLSTWVHRCVRYRKTVVGVTLGIFLVSTFGMAKLVEKQFFPSSDRPELMVDIYLPEGSSQQVTDDLSHQIENYVRQQPEVKTLSSYIGQGAPRFFLALNPELPNPAFAKLIIVTSDAEARNRLKARLQDYIAAGHFDAARVRVHALLYGPPVVWPVTFRVMGDDLNVLRDVGEQVRQKMTENEHIYDPHLEWGEKSPDIELSYDLDRLALLGVTPLNLSQQLQQALRGQTEAELRENTRRILLTSFTQFSSGDALKQLQSLPIETQNGSKVPLQQLADLNVVFNNPVLKRRNRTPYININAEVEGAQPPDVTMAIWKDMANLRESLPDGVRLEIGGSVEQSGKAQASIQTLMPVMVLLMVTLVMLNMQSFLGTFMVLVTAPLGLIGAVAALLLFSQPFGFVATLGLIGLAGILMRNTLILVGQINDNQKQNMAPKEALIDATLRRARPVLLTALAAILAFIPLTTNTFWGPLAYVLIGGIGVGTLLTLLFLPALYALWFRIPQSNQSG; translated from the coding sequence ATGATGCAGCGTTTTAACCTTTCGGAATTAGCGGTTAAGCATAAAGCGGTTACTTTGTATTTTATTTTGTTGTCCATTCTGGTGGGAACAGTTTCGTTTATTAATTTGGGGCGTGCCGAAGACCCTAACTTTACTATTAAAGTGATGGTGGTGTCTGCCAATTGGCCGGGTGCAACGGCAGAGCAAATGCAAAATCAGGTCGCCGACCCTATTGAGAAAAAACTACAACAAGTGGAGTATTTCGATTTTGTGGAAACCACTGCTCGCCCCGGTGAAGTGACGATGCTGGTGACCTTTAAGGAATATACGCCTCCCGAAGCTGTTGAAGATCAGTTTTATCAAGTTCGTAAGAGAATGTTGGATTTGAAAGGTGCTTTGCCTCAAGGAGTGCAAGGGCCCTTTGTGAATGACGATTTCGCCGATGTTTATTTTACACTTTACTCGTTAACTCAGGGCGACCTCAATTATGCAGATTGGTTGCAGACCGCGGAAAAAACACGGGATGCGCTGTTGCGAGTGAACGGGGTGCAAAAGGTCAATTTGCTGGGAGAGCAGACGCAGCAGATTCAAATCACTTTTAATGCAGCCAAAATGAAAGCATTGGGGGTAACGCAGCAGCAACTTCTGCAAAATCTAAATGCTTATCAATCGATTGCCCCCTCTGGGTTTGTAGAAACCATTGGGCCTCGGGTTTATCTACGCCAAACCGCAGCGAGGGATTCGCTGGAAGAGATTCGCCAGGTACCGATTGCAGTGAATGGGCAAGTCATGCATTTGTCAGATTTTGCCACTGTTTCAAGAGGATTTAAGAAACCGAGTCATTTTAAAATTCGAAACCAGGGGCAAGAAGCTTTGTTATTGGGGGTCGTGATGAAAAAAGGCCATAACGGTCTGGATTTGTCAGACCGTTTGTCGACTTTTACTCAAAACTGGCAACCGAATTTGCCTAAAGGCGTTACTTTGGAAAAAGTCACCAATCAGGGTGATGCTATTGCGTTAGCAGTGAATGCCTTTCAGTTGAAGTTTTTAATGGCGGTGCTGGTTGTGCTTGCGGTGAGTTTTCTGGCATTGGGTTGGCGTGCTGGAATTGTAGTAGCTCTGGCGATTCCACTCACTCTGGCTTTGACCTTTTTCTTAATGCAAATAACGGGGAAAAACCTGGACCGGATTACTCTGGGGGCGTTGATTTTAGCTTTAGGCCTGCTGGTAGATGATGCCATTATCGCCATTGAAATGATGCTGGTGAAAATGGAAGAAGGGCTTGAAAGAACTAAAGCAGCCGCTTATGCGTGGACGGTGACGGCTTCCCCTATGTTATTCGGCACGCTGGTGACAGTGGTCGGCTTTGTACCGATTGGTTTCGCCGCCTCCAACGTTGGAGAATACGCCGGTAATATTTTCTGGATCCTAGCGTTCGCTTTGCTGTTATCTTGGTTGGTGGCGGTGACTTTTACACCTTATTTGGGCTTTAAGTTGTTGCCGAATGTTGAAACGCAAAACGTGCACGACAGTGGCGCGCCCGATAATCGGTTAACACGATTTTTATCGACCTGGGTGCACCGTTGTGTGCGTTATCGTAAAACCGTTGTTGGCGTGACATTGGGTATTTTTTTAGTGTCCACGTTCGGTATGGCAAAGCTGGTGGAAAAACAGTTTTTCCCAAGTTCCGATCGACCTGAATTGATGGTAGATATTTATTTGCCAGAAGGGTCCAGTCAGCAAGTCACGGATGATTTGTCTCATCAAATCGAAAATTATGTACGTCAGCAACCTGAGGTCAAAACCTTAAGCAGTTACATTGGGCAGGGAGCGCCTCGTTTTTTCTTGGCGCTGAATCCAGAACTGCCTAATCCCGCGTTTGCGAAGCTGATTATTGTTACTTCCGATGCCGAAGCGAGGAACCGTCTAAAAGCGCGGTTACAAGACTATATCGCAGCCGGTCATTTTGATGCGGCCCGTGTTCGGGTGCATGCCTTACTTTATGGACCGCCAGTGGTTTGGCCTGTCACTTTTCGTGTGATGGGAGATGACTTGAATGTGTTGCGAGACGTCGGCGAGCAAGTGCGTCAAAAAATGACTGAGAATGAACATATTTATGATCCGCATTTGGAATGGGGTGAAAAGAGTCCTGATATCGAGTTGTCTTATGATTTGGATCGTCTGGCTTTATTAGGGGTGACACCGTTGAATCTGTCGCAACAATTGCAACAGGCTTTAAGAGGACAAACGGAAGCGGAATTGCGTGAAAATACCCGACGTATCCTATTGACTAGCTTTACCCAATTCTCATCCGGTGATGCGCTTAAACAGCTACAAAGTTTGCCAATTGAAACTCAGAATGGTTCCAAAGTCCCGTTGCAACAATTGGCGGACTTAAATGTTGTGTTTAACAATCCGGTATTAAAACGTCGTAATCGAACGCCATATATTAATATCAATGCTGAAGTGGAAGGCGCACAACCACCTGATGTCACCATGGCGATTTGGAAAGATATGGCGAATTTGCGGGAGTCACTCCCGGATGGCGTTCGATTAGAAATCGGCGGCTCTGTGGAGCAATCTGGTAAGGCACAAGCTTCTATTCAGACTTTGATGCCCGTTATGGTGTTATTGATGGTGACCTTGGTCATGTTGAATATGCAAAGTTTTCTAGGGACGTTTATGGTGTTAGTGACCGCTCCGTTGGGGTTGATTGGTGCCGTGGCGGCATTGTTGCTGTTTTCACAGCCGTTTGGTTTTGTCGCCACCTTGGGGTTGATCGGATTAGCGGGTATTTTAATGCGAAATACGCTGATTTTGGTGGGGCAAATCAATGATAACCAAAAGCAGAATATGGCACCGAAAGAAGCTTTGATTGATGCGACGCTACGCCGCGCAAGACCGGTTTTATTAACGGCTTTGGCCGCGATTTTGGCCTTTATTCCACTCACCACGAATACGTTTTGGGGGCCTTTAGCGTATGTGTTGATTGGCGGTATTGGAGTCGGTACCTTGCTGACGCTGCTTTTCCTGCCTGCTTTATATGCATTGTGGTTCCGTATTCCGCAGTCCAATCAGTCGGGTTAA
- a CDS encoding RDD family protein: MDNKTPASEEVIVENVSENSPDVTQVATDTPYAGFWKRAIAYLIDALLLTFVLVLLGFVFAMFGVVDFNAEGEMVQNANVMDLVSILVSWGYFAFMESSNKQATFGKMALGIQVTDYADQRISLVRATVRFFSKYLSAILLLIGFIMIAFTARKQGLHDFIASTLVVNKP, encoded by the coding sequence ATGGACAATAAAACACCTGCTTCGGAAGAAGTAATCGTCGAGAACGTATCTGAAAATTCACCGGATGTGACACAGGTTGCCACGGACACGCCTTATGCCGGTTTTTGGAAACGAGCCATTGCCTACCTGATTGATGCTCTTTTATTGACGTTTGTCTTGGTGCTGTTAGGGTTTGTTTTTGCGATGTTTGGCGTGGTGGATTTTAATGCCGAAGGGGAAATGGTCCAGAATGCGAACGTGATGGATTTAGTGTCCATTTTGGTCAGCTGGGGGTATTTTGCTTTCATGGAGTCCTCCAATAAGCAGGCGACGTTCGGGAAAATGGCGTTGGGTATTCAAGTGACCGATTATGCGGATCAGCGCATTTCATTAGTGCGTGCGACCGTGCGATTTTTCTCAAAATACCTTTCGGCCATTTTGTTGTTGATCGGGTTTATCATGATTGCTTTCACCGCACGTAAACAAGGGTTGCACGATTTTATTGCCAGCACGTTGGTGGTCAACAAGCCTTAA
- a CDS encoding efflux RND transporter periplasmic adaptor subunit: MRFLMLCCSLLACHTPFVFASDVSSESRWVEAVHVTTPSPDSWQLTGTLQPRYQFMLSFRVAGQVEQRSVELGQFVKKGQALAKLDQTDLKLSVEQAKANLASAQSNMENAARESQRLAKLYRDKLISLQQLQRAETYETESRQSMVAAKAALKLAQNQLNYSVLKSPVTGMVSQVSVEVGQMVPAGQPVFQVVSELAEAEVSLPANRITNDIQSGSLSGVDHPGHCQVTLRAKSPLNSSSGLQYQARYQLLTCSRPLPLGSVVQLHFQTEFKHKQQLPITAVFNKGEHSFVWLIEDQHVTAKPVTVTQMTNEFAIIEADLEEPAQVVKQGTHALVEGQAVSVRP; encoded by the coding sequence ATGCGCTTTTTAATGTTATGTTGTTCTTTGTTGGCCTGTCACACGCCTTTCGTTTTTGCGAGTGACGTTTCCTCTGAGTCTCGTTGGGTGGAAGCCGTTCATGTGACAACTCCCTCTCCGGACAGTTGGCAATTAACCGGAACCCTTCAGCCTCGTTATCAGTTTATGTTGAGTTTTCGAGTCGCTGGACAAGTGGAACAGCGTTCGGTTGAATTAGGGCAGTTTGTTAAAAAAGGTCAAGCATTAGCAAAACTTGATCAGACTGATTTAAAACTGTCGGTAGAGCAGGCAAAAGCCAATCTGGCTTCAGCGCAATCGAATATGGAAAATGCCGCACGAGAAAGTCAACGGCTTGCTAAACTTTATCGAGATAAGTTGATTAGCTTACAGCAACTACAGCGTGCAGAAACCTATGAAACAGAAAGTCGCCAGTCGATGGTTGCAGCCAAAGCGGCATTGAAATTAGCGCAAAATCAATTAAATTACAGTGTATTGAAATCACCGGTAACCGGTATGGTCAGTCAGGTCTCTGTGGAAGTCGGGCAAATGGTGCCCGCTGGACAGCCTGTTTTCCAAGTCGTGAGTGAACTGGCCGAAGCAGAAGTGTCTTTGCCCGCTAATCGAATCACCAATGACATTCAATCGGGTTCGCTGAGCGGGGTTGATCATCCAGGTCACTGTCAAGTTACATTGCGTGCTAAAAGCCCCCTCAACTCATCTTCCGGACTGCAATATCAAGCACGCTATCAATTGCTTACTTGTTCTCGACCTCTGCCGTTAGGGAGTGTGGTACAACTTCATTTTCAAACCGAATTTAAGCACAAACAACAGTTACCGATTACCGCCGTGTTCAATAAAGGAGAGCACAGTTTTGTTTGGTTAATAGAAGACCAACATGTCACTGCTAAACCGGTCACCGTCACACAGATGACGAATGAATTCGCTATTATCGAAGCGGATTTAGAAGAACCGGCGCAAGTAGTCAAGCAAGGCACTCATGCGTTGGTTGAAGGCCAAGCTGTGAGTGTGCGTCCATGA
- a CDS encoding M48 family metallopeptidase — MAHVLQLDNETIEVVKTSRRGSIGLKVEPDRIALMVPKQFSDLTIESLIANEKDWLLDQIRKHQAEMPKKLVLKSGHELLLFGDKILYKEDHKTPVKSLQVMLEGSCLTAYMQTARALKAPEVTARKKIIQFLTQQLQCYLMEKVPLFAEQIAVSPTEITVRNYKSRWGSCYPDGRIQFNWRLAMAPKDVIDYVIQHELCHLVHPNHSTQYWQLVAEHCPDYETHKLWLKENGTALIHF, encoded by the coding sequence ATGGCGCACGTATTACAACTTGATAACGAAACAATTGAAGTCGTTAAAACCTCAAGGCGAGGGTCGATTGGACTCAAGGTTGAGCCCGATCGCATTGCTTTAATGGTTCCAAAGCAGTTTTCCGATTTAACGATTGAGTCTTTAATCGCAAATGAAAAAGACTGGTTGCTGGATCAAATTCGTAAACATCAGGCTGAAATGCCGAAAAAGCTGGTTTTGAAGTCTGGGCATGAGTTATTGTTGTTTGGTGACAAGATCTTGTATAAAGAAGACCATAAAACGCCGGTTAAATCGCTTCAAGTGATGCTGGAAGGTTCTTGTTTAACGGCCTATATGCAAACAGCTCGTGCTTTAAAGGCGCCGGAGGTCACGGCCAGAAAAAAAATAATACAGTTTTTAACCCAGCAACTGCAATGTTATTTAATGGAAAAGGTGCCCTTGTTTGCTGAACAAATTGCGGTTTCACCGACCGAAATAACCGTACGCAATTATAAGTCTCGTTGGGGCAGCTGTTATCCGGACGGTCGAATTCAATTTAATTGGCGTTTGGCGATGGCTCCGAAGGATGTGATTGATTACGTTATTCAGCATGAGTTGTGTCATTTGGTTCATCCGAATCATTCCACACAATATTGGCAACTGGTGGCTGAACATTGCCCGGACTATGAAACGCATAAGCTGTGGCTAAAAGAAAATGGCACGGCATTAATTCATTTTTAA
- a CDS encoding multidrug effflux MFS transporter: MSSAPNSSSFGASTANLSSMFLIMVVALIGMLAPFTIDTYLPSFPAIEAELSANRDLLSQTLAIYLISFAMATLVWGPMADRWGRKPIILTSLIGYLAASFLCALAQNIETLLLGRALQGTLLAGSLVASRAMLRDVFQGDEAQKAMALMMMLFTMAPALAPIIGGWLEVHMGWRSVFYFLAIYSVVIIMLFSVRIKESQSPEHVQSIHPARILKGYWQSLVHPQFLRLVAAQGLIIGGFFVYVAGAASVIFDHLKLGEQDFWVLFVPVVSGVLFGSILIHRITHRFKTTTLINIAFTLATLAVALNLIFETFLPVHVGLVISPLVLYSFAFAMANPGLSLVALDCLPSQRGLASSVQSLFQMGMAGLVAALVVPYVHHSLQWMALSQAILLTLALLLWLGVRRQVHIKT, from the coding sequence ATGTCATCAGCCCCCAATTCTTCTTCGTTCGGCGCTTCGACTGCCAACCTTTCGTCCATGTTTTTAATTATGGTCGTTGCCTTAATCGGCATGTTGGCGCCCTTTACCATCGACACTTATTTACCTTCTTTTCCAGCCATCGAGGCCGAGTTGTCGGCAAACCGGGATTTACTGTCGCAAACGCTGGCAATTTATTTAATCAGCTTTGCCATGGCAACCTTGGTCTGGGGGCCGATGGCTGACCGTTGGGGGCGCAAACCGATTATCCTCACCAGCTTAATCGGTTATTTAGCGGCATCTTTCCTCTGTGCACTGGCGCAAAATATCGAAACACTTTTGCTGGGGCGCGCCTTGCAGGGAACGCTTTTGGCGGGCAGCCTAGTGGCGAGCCGAGCCATGCTTCGCGACGTTTTTCAGGGTGATGAAGCCCAGAAAGCGATGGCATTGATGATGATGCTGTTTACAATGGCACCTGCTCTGGCACCGATTATTGGCGGTTGGTTGGAAGTACATATGGGGTGGCGCTCGGTGTTTTATTTTTTGGCGATTTACAGTGTGGTTATCATTATGCTGTTTTCCGTTCGCATAAAAGAATCACAATCTCCCGAGCATGTGCAATCGATTCACCCCGCGCGCATTCTCAAAGGATACTGGCAGAGCCTAGTGCATCCTCAATTTTTACGGCTGGTGGCCGCGCAAGGGTTGATCATCGGTGGTTTTTTTGTGTATGTAGCCGGTGCTGCCAGTGTGATTTTCGATCATTTGAAACTGGGAGAACAGGATTTCTGGGTGCTGTTTGTTCCCGTGGTGTCGGGTGTGTTATTCGGTTCCATTCTCATTCACCGTATAACACATCGCTTCAAAACCACCACACTGATTAATATCGCCTTCACGCTGGCGACTCTGGCCGTGGCGCTTAACCTTATCTTTGAAACTTTTTTACCGGTTCATGTCGGGCTGGTCATTTCCCCGCTGGTCCTCTATTCATTTGCATTTGCCATGGCGAACCCGGGACTCAGTCTGGTGGCTTTGGACTGTTTACCCAGTCAGCGCGGTTTGGCCAGTTCGGTACAAAGCCTTTTCCAAATGGGGATGGCCGGACTGGTCGCGGCGCTGGTCGTACCTTATGTGCACCATAGCTTACAATGGATGGCGCTCTCGCAAGCAATTCTATTAACACTCGCATTGTTACTCTGGCTGGGCGTACGCCGTCAGGTTCATATCAAAACCTGA
- the chrA gene encoding chromate efflux transporter, which produces MTMTVSAWTVFIQFLKLGCTSFGGPVAHIGFFREAFVVRQCWFDETQFARWVALCHFLPGPSSSQLGFLIGYQQAGWVGAMAAFVGFTLPSAMIMVLLAYGWVVLDDSWRMLLQALIIVAAAVVLQAIWKMSQTFCQSWILKGVMLLSVVPLFLVPTVLTPIVWLTMLAVIGPFFSVSSDTDVSSFKQRTPSVWQGVFLISSAVALLVIIPVISQYSSHILWQITEGFYRAGAMVFGGGHVVLPLLELEWVQTQQISEEAFLVGYGLAQALPGPLFTFAAYLGVLLGGVPGAVLATFSIFLAGFLLVIGVLPFYEKVTQSKPLQKSLIVIQAGVVGFLVFAFVNMILPHAIINWQSGVMLLLNVLLLFRFHWSVPSLMLVNVMTTFAMIQFL; this is translated from the coding sequence ATGACAATGACGGTTTCGGCCTGGACGGTTTTTATTCAGTTTTTAAAATTGGGATGTACCTCTTTTGGTGGGCCTGTTGCACACATTGGATTTTTTCGAGAGGCTTTTGTGGTGCGACAGTGCTGGTTTGATGAGACGCAGTTCGCACGGTGGGTCGCTTTGTGTCATTTCTTGCCCGGTCCTTCCAGCTCCCAGCTTGGCTTTTTAATCGGCTATCAACAAGCCGGTTGGGTGGGTGCAATGGCGGCTTTTGTGGGCTTTACCTTACCCTCAGCCATGATCATGGTTTTGTTGGCTTATGGCTGGGTCGTGCTGGATGATAGCTGGCGGATGCTATTACAAGCCTTGATCATTGTTGCCGCGGCTGTCGTATTGCAGGCTATCTGGAAAATGAGCCAGACGTTTTGCCAATCATGGATACTTAAAGGCGTGATGCTTTTAAGTGTTGTGCCTTTGTTTCTGGTGCCAACCGTTTTGACGCCGATCGTGTGGCTGACAATGCTAGCCGTAATAGGGCCTTTTTTTTCGGTTTCAAGTGATACGGATGTCTCTTCTTTTAAGCAAAGAACGCCCAGTGTTTGGCAAGGCGTTTTTTTAATCAGCAGCGCTGTCGCTTTGTTGGTGATAATTCCCGTCATCAGTCAATATTCTTCGCATATTTTATGGCAAATTACAGAAGGCTTTTACCGTGCCGGGGCCATGGTATTTGGCGGAGGACATGTGGTGTTGCCTTTATTAGAATTGGAATGGGTACAGACACAGCAAATTTCGGAAGAGGCTTTTTTAGTTGGGTATGGCTTGGCACAAGCATTACCGGGCCCTTTATTTACGTTTGCCGCTTATTTAGGCGTTTTATTGGGCGGCGTGCCGGGGGCTGTTTTGGCTACCTTCAGTATTTTTCTCGCGGGTTTTTTGCTGGTAATTGGCGTTTTGCCCTTCTATGAAAAAGTGACGCAGTCAAAGCCTCTGCAAAAAAGCTTGATTGTCATTCAAGCAGGCGTGGTGGGCTTTTTAGTGTTTGCCTTTGTGAACATGATTTTGCCTCATGCCATCATTAACTGGCAAAGCGGAGTGATGTTATTGCTGAACGTGCTGCTGTTATTTCGGTTTCATTGGTCTGTACCGAGTTTGATGTTGGTCAATGTGATGACCACTTTCGCAATGATTCAGTTTCTTTGA